Part of the Candidatus Hydrogenedens sp. genome, TCCTTTTGCTACTTCTTCCAATATAGATTTTATAACAGGGCTAATTTGTCGTTTGTTCTTTTCTAATAATTCATGAGAAAGATTTGTAAATAGTGACATAGAGAAAAGTTCGTGAAAATAATTTTCTATTTCATATCGTAAGAGTTCTGCAATAAAGGGGTGTTCAAAAGAGATGGTAAAATCAGAACTCAATCGTCGCAAAATATCCTGACTTTCTAATGCTAAACATTCCCACCCGGGTAATTCCTTGTCTAAAAATATCCCAATATCATCTGGAATATAAAGTGTAATTGTAAATGTGTAATCGTTTTTCGTTTGCTTACTTTCAGTATTTACATCCCCTTTTACTTGTTCCATAAAATATTTAATAGTCTTATAAGCAATTGATGGATATTCAAAAGGTTGATTTGTCCTTATCATGGTTTCAATTATAAAGTTTCTTCTTTCTGTTTCATAATTGACACTGAGTATCCCTGTTTTAAGGTTAGAAGGGATGATAAAAGGAGAAATGCTACAAATAAGTATGGAAGAAAAAGTAAGTTCAGGTATCTTTAATATAGGGATGGGTTTATCTATTTTAATCTCTATTTTTTTAGGATTATTTATGAACAGGATTAAATTATCCCATATAGAATTAAAAAATACATGGACATCAGTTATCTTATTTAAATTCCATGCAGATATATTATCTTGGATAAGGCTTTCGATATTATTTTCTAATGGAGAATAGAATGCAGGAAGCAATTCAATTAAAGGATTATTTTGATTATCAGGCAATTTAAATCCAGCAAGTTTGAAAACAATCTGATTTTGTTTAATTTGTATTTTCCCACCGTTTGTGCCTTTTGTCCACTGCATATTGATTAATGAAGTATTTAAGGGTAAAAAGTCATTAATTAAAATAGAGTTTGCTAATCGTTCCAGGTTATTTGAAGAGAAAACAATAAGTTTCGGGATTAAAAATCCAACTTCTTGGCTTTCCTCATAATGAATAGAAAAAATGTTTTTACCAATAAGTTTATGAAGTAAAGAAAGACAATTTAATAAAATTGTTTCGTCAATGTTCAAGTGAATTGATTGTATTTCATTCACGGTTTCTACATGAAGGTTAAAATAATCTTTTATGAGATTTAAGAAATCTTTGGTATTTTTTATACCAAGTTTTGGTTGGGAAAATAGTTGTAAAAAATCCTTCAAAGAGATGAAATGATTAGATAGATTGCTTTTATCTTTAGAAAGGACTAAAAGAATATAAATATATGTTTTCAACAATAATGCGTTAATCATAATTTATTTATAGGAAACCTAATTATTGGAAACATTATATCTTTTTGACATGTCATATTATATATAAAGTATACTTACACAACATTATACGAAGGTTATTTAAGTGGCTGACCGTATTCTACAAATATTAGTCCAATATATATGTTTGCTATTCTGTCTGTCGGCACATGAAGCGGCACATGCGGCTGCTGCAGACCGATTTGGCGACCATACTGCGCGAATGTTAGGACGATTAACATTAAACCCTATAAAGCATGCAGATCCCTTAGGCACTTTTATTTTGCCCTTAATGATGATGATAACACAATTCCCATTTCTTTTTGGATGGGCAAAACCTGTTCCTGTAAACATTAGGAATTTAAGAAATCCGAGACTACATTCGGTTTTTGTTGCTATTGCAGGACCTTCCGCAAATTTGTTATTAGCTATCATATTTACTTTTGTTTTAAGATTGACCGTTATAATAAACGGCATTTCAACCCCGGACGAAATGTTTGCCTCGCCAGCCTGTTTGGTATCTATTTCAATTGTAATGATAAATCTTGTTTTACTTTTATTTAATTGTATTCCATTGCCCCCTCTGGATGGACATCATGTTTTAAATTATTTTCTCCCTCCGGAAGGACAGAGATTTTTACAACAAATGGGACCCTTCGGACTTATTATTGCAATAACTTTAGGTTCACGAATTATTTCACCTCCTTTGCATTATATAGCAGGTTTTTTACTCACTTTCGGATTGACAGGCTTTAATCTACTATAAAGAGGCAACATTCATACCTTACTCGATAACTTTCCAAAGAATAACCTGATTTAGTATACTATTTACCTGTCCTTTCGATTTTCCAGATTTTGTTTATAAGAGATTTAATTTATTAAAGGAAGGTTTTTTATGGATTTGCCCAAAAATTATGATGTTAAGAAAATTGAAGAAAATTGGATAAAAACCTGGAAAGAAACAGGGTTATATCGTTGGGACCCATCAAAAACACGCGAAGAAACCTTCGTTGTGGATACACCGCCTCCTACTGTAAGTGGTTCTTTGCATGTAGGGCATATGTTTAGTTATTCCCATCAAGATTTTATTGTTCGCTATCAAAGAAT contains:
- a CDS encoding site-2 protease family protein, translated to MADRILQILVQYICLLFCLSAHEAAHAAAADRFGDHTARMLGRLTLNPIKHADPLGTFILPLMMMITQFPFLFGWAKPVPVNIRNLRNPRLHSVFVAIAGPSANLLLAIIFTFVLRLTVIINGISTPDEMFASPACLVSISIVMINLVLLLFNCIPLPPLDGHHVLNYFLPPEGQRFLQQMGPFGLIIAITLGSRIISPPLHYIAGFLLTFGLTGFNLL